From a region of the Agromyces ramosus genome:
- a CDS encoding diacylglycerol/lipid kinase family protein: MAEVQGLGATDAASRRPRAAVIFNPTKQGYAELRTVVAQAEARQQFAPSLWIETAADDPGKGMARDAVEAGVDLVIAAGGDGTVRSVAAALRGTGVPLGLVPLGTGNLFARNLGIPVNDQRDAIVLAFSGYDRAVDVIVADVTRPGGRTESHVSLVMAGIGIDAAMISNTNPELKKRLGWLAYVDAGLRAIPVSKPFRVDHRLDAGRHHRSRVSSILVANLGYLPGNLELIPDAEIDDGKLDVVVLQPSNALGWLFIWRRVAWENRVLRKTALGRQFVDLTGGNRRREIVYSRGRVVQLDIEGDPEEFEIDGDGFGSVTSARFSVDPAALIVRVAR, from the coding sequence GTGGCGGAGGTTCAGGGGCTGGGAGCGACGGATGCCGCGAGCCGGCGTCCGCGCGCAGCCGTGATCTTCAACCCCACCAAGCAGGGCTACGCCGAGTTGCGCACGGTCGTGGCGCAGGCCGAGGCCCGCCAGCAGTTCGCCCCCTCGCTCTGGATCGAGACCGCCGCCGACGACCCGGGCAAGGGCATGGCGCGCGACGCGGTCGAGGCCGGCGTCGACCTCGTCATCGCGGCCGGCGGCGATGGCACCGTGCGCTCGGTCGCTGCGGCACTTCGGGGCACCGGGGTGCCGCTCGGACTCGTGCCGCTCGGCACCGGCAACCTCTTCGCACGCAATCTCGGCATTCCCGTGAACGACCAGCGCGATGCGATCGTGCTCGCCTTCTCCGGCTACGACCGGGCGGTCGACGTCATCGTCGCCGACGTCACGAGGCCCGGCGGGCGCACCGAGTCGCACGTCTCGCTCGTGATGGCCGGCATCGGCATCGACGCGGCGATGATCTCGAACACGAACCCAGAGCTGAAGAAGCGGCTCGGCTGGCTCGCCTACGTCGACGCCGGGCTCCGGGCGATACCGGTGTCGAAGCCGTTCCGCGTCGACCACCGGCTCGACGCGGGGCGTCACCATCGCTCGCGGGTCTCGAGCATCCTCGTGGCGAACCTCGGCTACCTGCCCGGCAACCTCGAGCTGATCCCCGATGCCGAGATCGACGACGGAAAGCTCGACGTCGTCGTGCTGCAACCCAGCAACGCGCTCGGATGGCTGTTCATCTGGCGCCGGGTGGCGTGGGAGAACCGCGTGCTCCGCAAGACCGCGCTCGGCCGGCAGTTCGTCGACCTGACGGGTGGCAACCGGCGCCGCGAGATCGTCTACTCCCGCGGCCGCGTCGTGCAGCTCGACATCGAGGGCGACCCCGAGGAGTTCGAGATCGACGGAGACGGGTTCGGATCCGTGACCTCGGCGCGCTTCAGCGTCGACCCCGCGGCGCTCATCGTGCGCGTGGCTCGCTGA